The Primulina huaijiensis isolate GDHJ02 chromosome 9, ASM1229523v2, whole genome shotgun sequence genomic interval CGTCTGGTGTGTATGTATAAGATATTCGCGCGAACATCTCACTAAAAATACTGATCaatctcatattttttattttgaaatgagAATTCGCGTAAACATCTTATACAACAACAAATTAGTGTAACATAAACTCACTCGATAAAATACAACAATAAGAACATAATCTTGTCTTAATTTTTCGATATACTTTTTTACCTTCATTAATACtctgaaatatatatttaaaaaaaacctaaCACTAACTCATTTTTGGGCCATACATAACGggaaataaactaatatttatCCTTTCTTCTCTCGTAGTTTTAGATCAAATTAGTGGAAACTCGTGAATGCAAAAATATCACGAGGACACAATTATCacattaaaaggaaaaaaatagattttgtttatataatttttatataaacaatttaatttatataaacgatttaattatataaacaatttaattatataaacaatttATGATCTGACGAAGatgtcaaataaaatatatacactAGCTGAGTTCAATATATAAGCAACTTCCCAATTTAGAAATATCACTAAGACTTGGGATGTGACACACCGACCGTTAAGGGAATAATGGCGATGTCATCTTGGATGCTGACAGCATGTcatcaaaattttgtttaatcgccttttttttttcatttgttatTTACTCAATTTTGAAACAATAGCATTCTCAACCACACCAACACAAAATTTGATCAAAAACTTATAAGTTATCAATATCTTaaggaaaaattataatttaaataattaatgatttaagaattttattgttttattaaaCGGAGACAGATTAATTATTGACTTTTTTTTGCTATATCATAACAtagatttatatattatatattgtatCCTCGTCGTATGATTGTTTTATAAATGGATCGAGTCCAACGAGAATGATCATGGTATAATTGAGTTTGTAGAAAATCATATAAGACAATAATTACAAAAAAtcaaatgtttaaaattatataaggaTTAATTGGTTCTTATACTTTGTCTTTTATTATCATCTCAACTTAGCTTggattttctttcttgaaaaaaaatcattcgAGTTCTTTTGGAATGGGACGAGTAGAAAAACACAAGGCGACAATGATTGAGCATCATTTTCCCAAAGGCTTCAGAACCACAAGTCTCAAATCCTTCTTTCATCACCATTCACAAATAGCAACCAAACACCTCAGCATTTAACCCAATTTACCAAAATTGGATAACCAACCAAAGGACAACCAAGACAATTTGCCTCATTTAttgatttctttctttctttttttataacGGACCTTGAGATTtggttttttaaattattataacttaattattttcaatgtaactaattatatttataggtaatgtaaaattgttttaaagtaaTATGAATAAGGTTTTAACCATTGCACAAAGTGAGTGGAGACAATAGTGCGTCGCCACTTGCTGTGTCTGATTCCTATGGGGAATCTCCTTTTATtgtattcttatttttttgttataaatcCCAAATAGCTTTTGATTATTAATTCTAAagtaaaaatttgtgtaagaCGATTTCAtaagtcgtattttgtgagacagatatcttatttggagtcatccatgaaaaagtgttacttttatgctaagattattattttttattgtgaatatcggtagagttgatccgtctcacagataaagatccgtgagaacgtctcacaagaGCACGATTCTAATCTTAAAATGTATAATAGTAAactattaaaaaatcatttcccAGTTGGATTTCCAATTTCCGCTTTAGACTCACGTGAGAAtccattttcttctcaaatcaTTTGCGCAGACGCCCAATCAATCCCATCGCGTCCATCAAAACCTTTTTTCTTTGTTGGAATCTATCTCTTTCAAGGGTTTTCCCCTTTTACTGGCTGCTGATCGGAGATGGTTTCTCCGGAGAACACGAATTGGCTTTACGATTATGGGTTTGAGGATATCCCTGTTCTCGATACCAATTTATCTGCTCCGAATTCTGGGTTTTCTTGGTCCGTGCAAGCCTTGAACTGCTCATCGAATGTCGGGTACTTCAAGATTATGAATCATTTGTTCTCGTAATCAATAAAGATTTGTTCTTTGGCGAGTTTTTGTTTCATTTATGTCAATCGTGCACCTAAGAATTTTTCGGACGAGGTGGGAtagatttcaatatttttaataattagacATGAAATTTTAGTACTTTTGGTCTGAGGGGTGACCCAATGGTTCCATTATCGGCATAGTTGTATTTGTCTTTTTACAAGTATTTATTGGGGTTCATTTATTTGTTAGGATACATGGAgaattttctttgaattttgaGTATTTACTGGGAAATTCATTTCTTAGATGGGATTGAGTGAAACCAATTGTTATATGAATTACTTTAAGTCTAATAATCCATTTAGATTGTTATATTGTGTGAGAGTAAGTTGCTGTGTGGTTTCTGCTTGAAATTTTCTATGGACGGTGATGgtctttttttctttataacATGAGAATGTTGAGTACCTAGCCCGTTGTTGTAATTGATTGCTTTGTTATGGTTCTGAAGAATTACGATTTATACACAGCTGCATCAGTCTTGTTTTGTTGTACTTTTTTTTCCTTCGCATTTTCAGGCAGTAAGCAATATCCATCACTGTTATagtgttatttatattttgattttatctGGTTCTAGTGGGGAAACTGATGGCGGCTCATTTGAAGAATCGGGGGTTCAGAAGGAAACTGGCTCAAAAAAGAGGTATGATAAAGTTTGGCTTTTGTTGAAAAGAAAGGAGGTGGCCAGTTCCGCTCTGTATCctaattttgattttgtaaaACTATATTGATGTTTAATTGGTCAAGTCTTTATCTCTCAAGACCGGTCTATGGTTGTCTCACTTGTTTTACTCTTCAAAGATCTCGAACTGAATTGTGTACTCCATCAAGCTCCAAGGCATGCAGAGAAAAACAACGGAGGGATCGGCTAAACGACAAGTAATCACTTACCCTTTTGTGTTTCCATATTCGCTCTATGTTTTACTCTTCAGTGACTTAATTGTGCACCTTTTAGGTTTCTGGAATTGGGCGCTGTCCTAGAGCCTGGTAGACCTGTGAAAACAGACAAGGCTGCTATTTTGGTTGATGCTGTTCGAATGGTGACTCAGCTGAGAGGTGAAGCTCAGAAGCTGAAAGACTCGAATTCAAATCTCCACGAGAAGATTAAGGAGCTTAAGGTAGGACAGGGATTTCTCATCTTTCACTTTGCATGTGAATCTTTATCAATTTCATGATCCAAGGGTAATTTCAGCTGATTAGAAGCTTACTATTTAGAAAGAAGTAATTATCTATGTTTTCTGTGTTTCACCGTGTTGACTTGCTGATAGGGATCGTGGACTTTGAGATGTGatcaatctaattctgttttCTTCTGTGTTTTGTTTTTGAGAATAGGCTGAAAAAAATGAGCTACGGGATGAAAAGCAAAGGTTAAAGGCGGAAAAGGAGAAGCTAGAGCAGCAACTCAAGACGACAAATGTACCCCAACCTGGCTTTTTACCAGCTCCTCCCCCCATTCCTGCCGCATTTGCTGCTCAAAACCAAGCCATTGGCAACAAATTGGTGCCTATCATCAGTTACCCTGGGGTCGCGATGTGGCAGTTCATGCCACCTGCAGCTGTTGATACTTCTCAGGACCATGTCCTTCGCCCGCCGGTTGCCTAAGTTGGCAATGGTATCCTGCAATGGTGCCATCCGAGTCATGGTCCAATTGTTGAAATCATTTGTCTATGTTATCGTCTGTTTTTAGTTTTTGCTGAACCTTCTCTGCCTGGGATCTCATGGATAATTGGGACAATCGCTATTGtcttaacttttaatttagtttGTTCTGGTCTCTACTTGTAAACTTAAGTAAATCTGTTATGTTGCAtttacattttcataaaaattctcccGCTCCAGCCAAACGCATCCTCCAAGTCTGAGAAATTGCTTGTGGATTGATATGTTTCTACGCCCAAGCAAAACTGCGATTTTCTGGGGATTGGCAGATTGCAACAGCTCTGAAAATGCCATAGGTTATATAGTTTCTATATGTAACTTTTGCAAGGTTTTTTGGTTGGGGTTAACAATATTCAGTAGCATAGACCATTTAGACATAAACCTAAGCTATGGATACCAAAGAAGTAAACTTGAGTCGACCTGTTCGATGCCGCCAAAGATAACCCAAAGTCTAATCTATTTTCTAGAATTTTTGAGGCTCAAAATTTTCCCATCTGTTTTCCCTTGTCGCTATTTATATTTCCCAACTGCGATTCACAAACAGAATGGCTTCTCTTTTTGACAGCTACAATGGCTTCCAAACTGTTGAAGATTCCTGTGCAAACTACCATGACTTCAAAACCTTCATCCAATTTCAAACCAACTACAACTCCCTCGTTGCTTTTTTGTTTGCATCGCAACACGAGCAGAATCATAGCTCCCATCTGTTTATCTTCCATAAAAAGGGAAAGTATACGCGAAAATGAGGAATCTCGCATCTATTCCCAGTCTGTTCCATATCTTCTTCCAATCCGCCATCCACAAAAGAAGAAGCCATTCTCCAAGCCAAGACTTCACTTATATACGTCCACCTTAGAGAAACCCCTCAACAACCCGAAACGCGCAGGAAAGCTCAAGAAATTAAAGCAACCAAGATTCCGCGTTGAAATTCCGATAATTGATGACTCACCCGCGTCTCTCTCTCAATTGGCTGTTGAGATCTTTGGAAAGATGCCCATTAAATGAAAAAGCCTACAAATCAGAAGTCTAATTTTATGGCCCAACCAGAGCTTAACCGAAGCTGCCATTAACGCCTTTGATTCTCGCTAACCTGGCACTTTTGTCCAAAACGTTGAGATTTCATCAGTTCTTGACGAGGATGTCCGAACTGTGAATTCGGCTGATGTAGCTGTGTTCATGGATCCGGAGGCTTCTCGATTGGCGGTTATGAAGACAGTTACTGACAGCAAACCCAAGTGGGCATTTGAAGAGGAGATAGATTTCGATGAGCTGAGTGGTTTTGTTGCCTCATTCGAGGAGGTTTATTCGTTTATAGGATTGGAGGTTAGAGAGATTTTGAGTAAGAGGAAAGATGCAATATTTAAGTGTGTGAGATGGTGTTTTGAGCTGTGAGAAATGGAATGTTTTTGTTGAGGAGGAAGACCAGTTGAGAGTTTTTTCGAGGTTCAAAGCACAGCCATCCATCACCGAGGTCGAGAATGTTTTGTATAATCTCATGGCTATCAACTCCCCAGTTACAAAATCAGCCAAGTTCTTGAAAGACTTGGTTTCAAATGTAACTGGGAAGAAGTAAGCAAAAATGTACTATTGAGAATGCCTGTCGACGATACACATCTTGTTATTCTTGATGCTCTGAGAATTTTCATGGTCTTTTGTTTAATTCGATGAAATATGACAAACGGAAATGTTGATTGATTGATAACTAAGCTTTGCTTTTTTGTGATTGATTCCAGTCTTCTTTTACCTGTCTTCAGTTTCTTTAATCATAAATGCCAAGCCATAATAATATCAAGACCTAAGAAAAAGACTGTTTCCAGAATTTTGATGCCTGAGGCTGGGGTGTTTGACAAATACGAATGCACAAAAATTTGAACGTTTCCTTTTagaatataataaaaatgaatgaATGCAAGATAAGATAACAAGAACTTATTAGAAACGAGATCTCAAAATTTGAATCCTCTACTCACTCTCAGAGATCATTAAAGCTGTGAAAAACTGTACACATGTTCCCCGCGTTCTCATTTACAGGGGTAAAGAGACTAGATCATTTTCATGGATAAAATTTATCTATGATGCCCTTATATGACAGCCCTTTATGAATTTATCAGAGAAGTCAACGTATTTTGTCCATAGGGGCCGCAGATGTGGAAATGCTATATCTAGCCAAGGCTTCGCTCTGCCGTTGAAGTGGATGACACCAGCACTAGCAGCATCTGTAAATGTTGTATTTTCCTGGTACCCTAATCCAAGCATGTGCCAGAACGGATCAATAATGTGGACATGACCATGAAAAGCTATTAGACCAGGAGGTAAGGTTCCAAGCTGCCACAAACTTAAATCCGACTTCAAATTCTGCAATAGTGAGAAAAGGCATTATCAGAGAATCCACCTGTGTTCATATTTTGACTACTCCTAAATGAAGAAAGTGTCTCCAGATGTAATCTTAAGATCTCACCTCTTCTAGCCAATAAAGGTATGTCTTGCTTATGTTTGTTCGTCTCCAAGCATCTAGATCAAAAATGTTCACGCCATAAGCCCATGCACATTCATTAGGATCGAAGTTCTTCGCTATCAGAAGATGAGAAAAGTTCAAATAGCTTTTGAGCTTCTTTGACATCACAAATTTGTCCTCTCCTTTACACGTTTCAACTGCTCCATTGACCTTTCCATTCAAATCAATGTCCCACAAAGGTGAAAGATCAGTTTGAATCACAATGTCGTCATCCAGAAATACTACTTTGTTTAGACTTGGAAACAACTGCAGCAAATTTGTGCGCAGTTAATATTAATGTTGTCAAGAACTTTGTGAGGGCCATGTGATTTCGAATTTTCGAGACTCACCTCGGGTAAATGTATCCGAATGTGATTCATCAATGAATTGTACTTGGGGCTGAGTGCTTGCAACTTTGCTGCGATAATATATGGTTTTTCAGTATTATTTGCCACAATAGCTGATGAACCGCCCCTAAACTGTGAGCGCACTTTTTGATCTTTCTCCATTGCCTCCAAAACTGGGACTTTCCCCTTCGCAAACCAATCAAAATGATGCAAGGCTTTTACCTCTATTATTGCAGGTGTTAAAGGGTGTAGCGAGAACCAAGCCTGCATAGGGTAGTAGGTCTTTCTATCGGTTATTATGTGGAGGACTAATTTTTCCGGGTGCAACGAATTTTGAACAAGTGATGTTGCCACAACAGCTGCAGCAATAATGTTGTCAGAAGCAAGGACAAAGTGAAAGAACGAGTTATCAACAAGGGCAGGTACAAATTCTGCCAAAGGAATCTGGAGTCGAGCATTAGAATTAGTAGAGTGCTCATTTGCTAGTCTTAGAGCAAGGCAATGAAGCTGCTTAGGGATGCTGCTAGAGGCGACGTGACGATACAGGTATTCCTGAATTTTCGCAGTTCTTGTTCTTTGTTCAAGCAGTGAAACCTGTAATAAATATAGAGATCATTTAATTGTCACTAGCAATAGAGGTAGCTTATTTATTGAAGCATCTTCATActataaagaaaattatttcaAGATAAATAAGTTAACATTGGTGCATAATACCATAGTTTTGAGTTTAGCAGCAAAAGTCTTAGCATCAGGTCTTTCATCCTTTATTTCTGCTATAAAATCTTCCAGCGTTTGGGGAATTTCTTGTCCTGCTTGTATTTCACTTTGGTTAACGGGTTCTTCCAGTATTTGATATATTACTTCAGGAACCTGACAAGAACCAAGAATATTTTTACCCTCGTAAATTAGATTCAGACGTGTGTGCAAATAGAGAGAAATCATTTTTATGTTCGGAATTCAGGCACAACTCCATGCTGCCAAGTGGTACAGAAATATGAAGTGATGTCTATGTGATCATCATGTTGAAGCAATTTAATTTAGGCATTTACTCACCGTCAATTCAAGTCTTCTTCCCATAATTCTCGGACCTAATTTTTTTCCCAAGCAACCTACATttaatcaagaaaacatgatttTATGAGAAACCAAGTAATGGCTGCTAGAAATCCATAGATTGATTGTTAAATTGAACAAGGATCCCGAATATCGAGGACTTGAACAACAGAGTAGCAAGATAATTTAACCCTGCATtcgtgatttttttattttttcttggatATACATGCTCAATTTATTATTAATGAGGACATTCACAATTTCAAGAGACCATGTAATCTGTATCCTCACTCTCAGAAAcattaaattcttttatatatttttgtaatgcGAGATATATTGATACCAAGTATATTTTcctatcacacacacacacacacacacaagtgACTGGCATACCTATTGTCAAACACTTGGCTTCTCCATCAATAGTATCAACTGCAGTTAACACAAACATGAACCGAAGAAGAAAGGTGAAAAGCAAAAGAGCATAGAAAAGCATTCTATACGACAATAGTCTCGAACCAATCTTCGCTTTGATCAGCTCCCTGACATTTTTTGCAGGCAAGAAAGTAACATGCCTCAAGCTCGGAGACATATACAGCTGCATATTCAAGAACACTAACAAAAAACAAGAACTCACAGATTCTAGCTACCTATGATTCATTTACCAAGGCAAACCTGCTGATAGCCTCTAAATGTTAGAGAGGAAAGCTGTTTTTGTGAGTGTATTCAGGGTTGCTATCCATCACCTAACCTCGCTTAGCATGAAGGTTATATATGTATTGAATCtcttttttattatgttttattttcttattcgGTGGGGTTAGTATTATTTTGGACAGGGAAGAGGTTGTTTGATGGAAAAAGACTGGAGACCGAGAATGGTTTGCATGGTGGCTTGATTTCGAAGAAGGGAAGTTAGAAAAAAGAGACAGAAAATACGTTCTTTGAATTAAATAGTGAGTAGCAATTTGATGTTGCTTCACTTGGCCTCCACATGAAGTGCATATCGGAAAATGCTGCTGTTGTCTTACACATTGCCATAATTTCTAAATGGAAAATGacttctttgtttttttatattttattttaagaaaattctAGAGCACAGCGAGATTGAGAATGTGATTAGACCCTATAATTATTCCCTTAATTGAAGAggggttgaatttataatttaaaaaattcttttttagAAAGTAACGAAAGATTGTTGCTCTCGTTTAGGGATGTAATCGAGTCGAGCCGAgccgaactcttgaatgtttgagtttggttcgtttataatcgagccgagctcgagctttatttaatgaatatatgcatggctcacgagcttattcaagtctttatcgagcctaaacaaacttaataaatatgaattatacatttaaattttcattaaattaattaaaaagtaaattatatatttaaagaaaaatatattattcttattaaaatttgtaaatttattataataaataaatttaatagatttttctatatatttcataaataatatgcaaaatcaataaatcaaatatcaaaactattattttttcatctaaaagattactcatgaacttaccaacgaacatgttcacgagctaacgagccgaATAATGTAAAGCTTGAATTTGGCttgtttatcttaacgagcctcattaaacgagcttttatcgaatcgagcttcTAATAACTCACAAACGgtttggttcgtttacatccctactATCGTTCTAGTTTGTTCCTAGGATATGGAACCACgacatcaaaattcaaaacctctccatcaaaaaattatattctaaatttgaaaatgaatcGTGTCGAGGAATTACTGCGCAATCCAAGTTTGCCCATGCTGTAATAATTAAAACGAGAAGAAATTTGTAACAATTCACAAATCACAATCTCATAAACATGCAAGCACCACAAGGGAGGCattgaaaaacaaaaacttcAAATGATACAAGTCAAATGATTTATGTTATTCACATTAATCAGCTAATTAAAGACACCAACACCGATTTATGTCAGCAAACTTTTCCTTCACGCTCCCCAAAAGTTTCTAGTTCACTATCCTCCACATATAGAACCCACATTCTGAAACTTATTGCGGACCCTCACGGAGAACAAAAGAATAGCTTCCTCGCCGACCAACAGAGATGTCGTCGAGTGGTACTTAGATGCAAAAGAAATTTATCATTAGCCTGGTCCATCCAACAACACATGAACAAAACAACAAAGAAACCAGGAAGAAGCACAAGACTGTACGGTACTTTTAACAGGATTGGAAGAAAAAGGATGTATCTTAGTCAAACTGGTCACTTTCTGCAAGTTTATTCtccattttcatttttcaggCAATCTAGATTATTTAGAGGTGTAAGTTGGTTCTTATTCTCAGGGTGGTCTCTAGTGTTTACAATCTCAAGCCGAGAATTTGCCGATGGAGAATCATTGTTAGTATTTATAACGCCCCTGCTGTTTTCAGTGGACAACCGAAGACCACCGTGCCCTGTTTGGTCGACATCCTTGTCCACCTTGTTACCGACAATTTTACCAGTGTTTACAGAGTCAAAAGCACTGGAACTACTCCTGCAGATGAATGTGCCATTCTCGGACAATGGAAGATGCCCATTGATGTCGCCCCTGATGAACGAGAAATGTGTTTTAAAACTTCAGTTTCACAAGATAAAACGACGACAAATGTAGAAAGATAATCAAGAAGATATGGAAAAAGGAGAACCATATATCTTCAGTAGTCGAAACACACATACTCAATCCTCATCGAAGATACTTGTACATGTGGCAGCACAATACATACAAAATTTCAACTAATATATACAATTCATTCTGATACAAAAGCATCTGAAGAACCATCACGACATACCTCCCTTGTTGAGATTTGGGAGCTTGAAGGTAATCAAAAACTGGAACCAAGTCTTTGGGTCTGCTTTCAAGCACACGAGTGGGTACTCTTTCAATCTCAATCTCTCCCTCTCCCAAAACTTCGTTTGTATTAATAGCATCAACCGACATTGACTGAAAATATATCTGCACAAAAGTAGAACAAGAACACGAGGATGTCAATCATCAAAGTGAACATTAAAGGTTACTCAGAACTATCGCAACTTCACAGAAACTGCAAGTACCTCGGATCTCACCCATAATGGATTCTGGATCTGATGCATCTGAAGCTCAGCTTCACATATATACATCCGATGCCTTTCTTCAGTACTGATATTTTGTTTTGTGGTAGTATCCACAATGCTGGAAAATACAGTAGTATTTTTCTGTTCCATTCTTTCAGGAAAGACTTTACAGCTGTCGTCAATATTGTCTCGTCTCTCCTCGCGATTTTGTTTTTGGCAAACATTCCATTTTCGCATCGCCTCCACCACTATCCTTGAATCTCCGCAGAGACTAGATTCACAAGTGATGTTTATGGGCAAACCTGTAGTATCATTAAGTGCAGGAGATATTCGCAGAGCATATTGTATCAAGCAACCGGAAGGAGAGAAAACAAGTAAATGATAGTTTTTCTTCAGAGAACTGGAATCTACATTAATTTCGTTGCCTTTACAATTGTGGAAAGCTGATGCGATCGCTCCAGAGAGTGAACTAATCCGCCCAGTTGAAGCTGCAGCAGCAccacttactgaatttttcCAACCATTATTTCCGTTCCTTATTCGGCTAACAGCAGAAAGTGTGAGTGGAGGGCCAGATGCACAGATGTTTTGTTGAGTCAACATCTGTAATCCTGAATCAGATGATCCAGAAACCGGAGTGTTTGACATCAAgctgtatatattatttttgacatGACAAGCATCAGCTGATTGAAAACTAACTAATCCGCCCGAAGGAGAGATAACAAAAAGGTGGCTTGTCCCTCTTGAGGAACTGATCAAAATCCAATTACTGTTACTACTGAAGCTTATATCTTGTATAACCTGAAAAAGCATGAACAACGAGTCTGATTCATTGCATAGAAGCTTGCATTGACAGAGAATCGTAATCCTATTCTTACAGCATTTGTGAAACCACGTTGCAGCCGGTAAAGGTGAACATAAGAAGCTGCTCCAGAGGATTCTCCAGAAAGTCCAGGCATTATTCGAAAAACATTTATGTTATGACCTTGTACGGAAGCTGTCACTAAAAGAGTACCGCTGGGATCAAAGCACAATGACAGGATAGGACTTTTATGTGCCCTAAACTGAGCTATAACAGTTTTCTTAGCAATGTCTCTCACAATTACCTGATAAAGAATTTATGGACTATACTTAGCTTAACATAATATCACACTGCAATCATGGATGTGTACAGGTATTAGATTGAGAGCACACAAGAAAAGTCAAATAGAAAACCAGATAGTTTGAACAGGATAAACTTGCAACAAAAAACAATGCCAACCGATGTATTGTAAAATGCACTAGCATTGCAATTTTTTCTTGTATCTATTGCATTCGGTCGAGGCAACTTGAGACAGAAaacatcaaattaaataaattagtctAGTTACCTTGACAACAACATAGACAAGATAAATCTGTTGGCAAAAGTAACAGAACCAAGGAAAATCCAAATACTCATTTTTATAGATCAGTAATTCAACTATAACACATGAGAAGAAAATGGCATACCATGCCAACGCTGTCTGCGTCGTGGGAAAATCCATTAGCAACACCGTGTACCTTTACTCGGAAAGTCCCAGATTGACTGCTATTATCTTCAAGTAACAGGTCAGAATAGTACCTCGATAGTTTCTTATAACTTATGTCCCCTAAAGTCAATATACCAGCAGCAAGTTGTTTGCTAGACTCTTTCGCATAATGTGCAACTAGGCTTCCATTTTGTGTGGGATTGGGAAAGCTGGCTGAGGGATTAAGATTTTGTGGACTAACACGCCCAAAATTTGAAACCTCCACTTGAGTCCCACTATAAGCCATCCACCGGGGACCAACCGCAAGGGGGCCAAAACCTTTATTTCCTGACCC includes:
- the LOC140984257 gene encoding autophagy-related protein 18f-like isoform X2; its protein translation is MKNECQRRGGVGVHMEALVPRSGRSNNGIIPNSFKSLSSYLKFVSSGASTVAASVRSATSSVGERDSETNHDQVLWAGFDKLELERGITRQVLLLGYCHGFQVWDVEVADCVHNQVSRNDGPVSFMQMLPKPISSKETADKFSDSRPLLIICADGSFTGDDNVPERSGILRNGSVQQCPGPIKSSCASTVVWFYSLRSQSYVHLLRFRSIVHLVRCSSRVVAVLQSAQVHCFDALKLERQYTILTNPVVTGCCGSGNKGFGPLAVGPRWMAYSGTQVEVSNFGRVSPQNLNPSASFPNPTQNGSLVAHYAKESSKQLAAGILTLGDISYKKLSRYYSDLLLEDNSSQSGTFRVKVHGVANGFSHDADSVGMVIVRDIAKKTVIAQFRAHKSPILSLCFDPSGTLLVTASVQGHNINVFRIMPGLSGESSGAASYVHLYRLQRGFTNAVIQDISFSSNSNWILISSSRGTSHLFVISPSGGLVSFQSADACHVKNNIYSLMSNTPVSGSSDSGLQMLTQQNICASGPPLTLSAVSRIRNGNNGWKNSVSGAAAASTGRISSLSGAIASAFHNCKGNEINVDSSSLKKNYHLLVFSPSGCLIQYALRISPALNDTTGLPINITCESSLCGDSRIVVEAMRKWNVCQKQNREERRDNIDDSCKVFPERMEQKNTTVFSSIVDTTTKQNISTEERHRMYICEAELQMHQIQNPLWIYFQSMSVDAINTNEVLGEGEIEIERVPTRVLESRPKDLVPVFDYLQAPKSQQGRGDINGHLPLSENGTFICRSSSSAFDSVNTGKIVGNKVDKDVDQTGHGGLRLSTENSRGVINTNNDSPSANSRLEIVNTRDHPENKNQLTPLNNLDCLKNENGE
- the LOC140984257 gene encoding autophagy-related protein 18f-like isoform X3, with protein sequence MQMLPKPISSKETADKFSDSRPLLIICADGSFTGDDNVPERSGILRNGSVQQCPGPIKSSCASTVVWFYSLRSQSYVHLLRFRSIVHLVRCSSRVVAVLQSAQVHCFDALKLERQYTILTNPVVTGCCGSGNKGFGPLAVGPRWMAYSGTQVEVSNFGRVSPQNLNPSASFPNPTQNGSLVAHYAKESSKQLAAGILTLGDISYKKLSRYYSDLLLEDNSSQSGTFRVKVHGVANGFSHDADSVGMVIVRDIAKKTVIAQFRAHKSPILSLCFDPSGTLLVTASVQGHNINVFRIMPGLSGESSGAASYVHLYRLQRGFTNAVIQDISFSSNSNWILISSSRGTSHLFVISPSGGLVSFQSADACHVKNNIYSLMSNTPVSGSSDSGLQMLTQQNICASGPPLTLSAVSRIRNGNNGWKNSVSGAAAASTGRISSLSGAIASAFHNCKGNEINVDSSSLKKNYHLLVFSPSGCLIQYALRISPALNDTTGLPINITCESSLCGDSRIVVEAMRKWNVCQKQNREERRDNIDDSCKVFPERMEQKNTTVFSSIVDTTTKQNISTEERHRMYICEAELQMHQIQNPLWVRSEIYFQSMSVDAINTNEVLGEGEIEIERVPTRVLESRPKDLVPVFDYLQAPKSQQGRGDINGHLPLSENGTFICRSSSSAFDSVNTGKIVGNKVDKDVDQTGHGGLRLSTENSRGVINTNNDSPSANSRLEIVNTRDHPENKNQLTPLNNLDCLKNENGE
- the LOC140984257 gene encoding autophagy-related protein 18f-like isoform X1; translation: MKNECQRRGGVGVHMEALVPRSGRSNNGIIPNSFKSLSSYLKFVSSGASTVAASVRSATSSVGERDSETNHDQVLWAGFDKLELERGITRQVLLLGYCHGFQVWDVEVADCVHNQVSRNDGPVSFMQMLPKPISSKETADKFSDSRPLLIICADGSFTGDDNVPERSGILRNGSVQQCPGPIKSSCASTVVWFYSLRSQSYVHLLRFRSIVHLVRCSSRVVAVLQSAQVHCFDALKLERQYTILTNPVVTGCCGSGNKGFGPLAVGPRWMAYSGTQVEVSNFGRVSPQNLNPSASFPNPTQNGSLVAHYAKESSKQLAAGILTLGDISYKKLSRYYSDLLLEDNSSQSGTFRVKVHGVANGFSHDADSVGMVIVRDIAKKTVIAQFRAHKSPILSLCFDPSGTLLVTASVQGHNINVFRIMPGLSGESSGAASYVHLYRLQRGFTNAVIQDISFSSNSNWILISSSRGTSHLFVISPSGGLVSFQSADACHVKNNIYSLMSNTPVSGSSDSGLQMLTQQNICASGPPLTLSAVSRIRNGNNGWKNSVSGAAAASTGRISSLSGAIASAFHNCKGNEINVDSSSLKKNYHLLVFSPSGCLIQYALRISPALNDTTGLPINITCESSLCGDSRIVVEAMRKWNVCQKQNREERRDNIDDSCKVFPERMEQKNTTVFSSIVDTTTKQNISTEERHRMYICEAELQMHQIQNPLWVRSEIYFQSMSVDAINTNEVLGEGEIEIERVPTRVLESRPKDLVPVFDYLQAPKSQQGRGDINGHLPLSENGTFICRSSSSAFDSVNTGKIVGNKVDKDVDQTGHGGLRLSTENSRGVINTNNDSPSANSRLEIVNTRDHPENKNQLTPLNNLDCLKNENGE